From one Ursus arctos isolate Adak ecotype North America unplaced genomic scaffold, UrsArc2.0 scaffold_26, whole genome shotgun sequence genomic stretch:
- the REP15 gene encoding rab15 effector protein: protein MGQKSSQQLPLTDSKEVSSVCEVVSEAIVHAAQKVKEYLGFEDPLSNLCPASNTLNEIFLIHFVTFCQDKGVDEWLTTTKMTKHQAALFGADWIWTFWGSEKQIRLQLAVQTLHMSSLPPMEPKPWDLAPPESRAEEPSRKRSRFDKLEEFCNLIGEDCLGLFIIFGVPGKPKDIRGVVLDSVKRETMQGQLPGRKAVAQFILETEDCVSIRELLGNCLSKKDGLREVGKVYISIL from the coding sequence ATGGGGCAAAAATCATCGCAACAGTTGCCTCTGACAGACAGCAAAGAAGTTTCCAGCGTCTGTGAGGTTGTCAGCGAGGCTATAGTCCATGCAGCTCAGAAAGTGAAGGAGTATCTTGGATTCGAAGATCCTCTGAGCAATCTGTGCCCGGCTTCCAACACTCTGAATGAGATCTTCTTAATCCACTTTGTCACTTTCTGCCAAGACAAGGGAGTGGACGAGTGGCTCACCACCACCAAGATGACCAAGCACCAAGCTGCACTGTTTGGGGCGGACTGGATTTGGACCTTCTGGGGATCCGAGAAGCAGATCCGGCTTCAGCTGGCCGTGCAAACTCTGCACatgtcttctcttcctcccatGGAACCTAAGCCCTGGGACCTCGCACCTCCAGAATCCAGGGCAGAGGAGCCTTCCAGGAAGAGAAGTAGATTTGATAAGCTGGAAGAATTCTGTAACTTGATAGGAGAGGATTGTCTGGGCCTGTTTATCATCTTTGGGGTGCCAGGTAAGCCCAAAGACATCAGAGGAGTGGTCCTGGACAGCGTCAAAAGGGAGACCATGCAGGGCCAGCTGCCAGGACGGAAGGCCGTGGCACAGTTTATCCTGGAAACTGAAGATTGTGTCTCCATCAGAGAGCTGCTTGGAAACTGTCTGAGTAAGAAAGATGGGCTGAGAGAGGTGGGCAAGGTTTATATCAGCATCCTCTGA